In the genome of Lactuca sativa cultivar Salinas chromosome 3, Lsat_Salinas_v11, whole genome shotgun sequence, the window CTCTACCTGTGCAGCAGCCTCTTTATATTGTCGTTTTGAAGCCATTACTTGAAGTTGCTCGATTGCAGAAACTGTCACAATTAGCACAGGATATTGCAGTAAGAGCATGCAGACTTAAATTCAGTCTCTGTATTGGTAAAACACCTTCTGAAGGAATACTTACTTATAAgtaaaaaacattaaaacacTTTGTCAAATTTGAGATTTAACCAACATTACTTGGAGGTTACATCTAGACAATAAATAATTTGCAGTTCATCcgactttttttctttttcttctgtcACTACCTAACTTGTAAAAAAGCAAGAAAAGATTATTTCTGGAAGTGGTTGAAAGAGATATGTTAACATGGTGGATATATATCAAGTGAGTAGTCAAAGGGTAACTTATTTTTTCCTATTCTTATATTGAATTTTAGAATCAGAGTTCACTTCTCCTTCGACCAAGAATGTAacttttttgtttgtttattttctTCAAGTGATCTCCACTTTCATTGTGATGATAACAATTGAAAACTTAATCATCAAAAGGTGCTTTTTTACCAGGATTATACATATTTAACCATGAAACCTAAAAAGACACCGTGTTTTCATCATACATGAATTTCTAGTCACTTGATGTTTTGcctaataaaatataattatgCATAATGATTACCTAGAAACAAAAATGTCAATAAAGTTGCAAAACTTCTTCATACAGAAAAACCAACCTAGCATAGTAAGACGATGGAGGGCTGTGATTGTGGTTGTTATGTGCTTTTTTGCAAAATCCAGTTTTTTAATGTCACGACATATTTCTTGAACCATTGTTTCACTTTGCTCAGCTTTGGTTTTGATTTCTCTTACTTTAAACATGAGTTCCTGCAACAAAACCCAAGGTAGCACATGAAATATAACTCActgaaaataaatgaaaaacaaTTCTTGATTGCCAACAAAACACTGAATGTTGACACACGTTCACAGCACTTGTAGCTGCAGCAAGATCCTCCTTTGCTTTGGTTCCTGATGTACTCTGCAAATGAAAAGTTTAGCAATCACGTTACTTAGGTCATCCCAATCAAGTAAATGAATGGAGACATTGTCATATATTCAGTTTAATATTAACCGAAACTTTAGGGTGTAACTATCTTAAACTCTCAAGTGTAATATACTTATGTTTATAACTTTGAGAAAAAGGAtctaaatggaaatgttataTAACCTGTTGACGAACAGCTCCTAGAATTTCAGCATCCACAACACGGATTTCATTGTGTATTTTCTTCATCAGTGGCTCAACTCCCGATAAAGATGCTTCTGGATATGACCAAATGTTAGTCAAAGAACAATAACTTGAATATAAGAAAAGACATAAAGATCAAAACAAGATGGAAGATAGAAGATTATGGGACAGCTTAGTAGCAGTAGCTGCAAATAATATTAGAATGATATATACTAGCAATTGTAAGTGAACTGTAACATAAAACAAAACAGGTCTAATACTATAATTTTCGATTTTCTTTTTGGAGTCTTGAAATTTATTATATGTTTAATGATATAGAGGTTTTCATCTGTGTATGCTGTTAAGCTCGACCTAACTAGGTGCCAATGACACATGGTCTAAAGCACTTTCCACTATCCATCATACTAACTGAGGCAATCTAGGTGATTTGTGGCAATCTGTATTGCTGACGTGGCAATGGCAGCTAGTTTGTAGTTCAATCCTTGCAATTAGTTGGTTCATCAATTAGTTCAAGGAGTTATTATCTTTTCATATGAATGATAGGTCATTTATGCTGGTGGATGGTCATTGGAATCGTATATGAAAACGCATATTCTCTGAACCATTGTCATCTCTATATACTCATGTTGTTAATGGAATATTGCTAGCTAGGCAATTACCTGTAAATCTTGATTACTATCTTTCTAAAATTTACTTTCTGTATCACTGAATGTGTTCAGAAGCGAAAGAACGCTCATACACAGTGAAAGTAAGGTAACAAAAAAGTATGTTACTATTCCTCCACGGtaaataatactaataatagtCTCAATTTACCAATTATCCGGTCCATCTACTACGTGAAGCATTTCATTGACCAAAAAACGAAACTAAATTCACGTCGTTCAGCTAAGTTCTCTGCGTTATGTCCTTCGAGTACACTATGTTTTATGGATATTACGGAAACAGTATCTCAGTATGATCTGATTTCGAAACATACACGCACACAGGAGCATACAGAAGGTGAAATAAACTAACCCGTAGGAAACATCTTGTTAATGTACTCCACAGTACCACTACCAGCCTTCTCCATTTCGCTGCCTATCCGATTCCAAAATTCTAATTCTGCCAAATTCAGAACAGCAAATACAAAATCAAGACGGATATATCAATGATGAAGAGCGAAGTAATTGAGCTTCAAAAACAACACATCAGATAATGCAAATATGCAATAATGTCGATGAAATTTAACACGATCACACGTATACATATACGAAATTGGCGCCCATAGTATCAGAGATCTAAATCACCTAATTCGCCAAAAAGCAATGCATGCAGTCGTTGAATCGCAATTGAGGACGAAAACGTTGGAATCCGGTGGCCGGTGATGGTtaagaaagggggggggggggggggggggggggggggggtcaggTGTGGGAGATTTCGGAATACAAGTGAAACGTGGTATTAAGAAATAGGGCAGATGCCATAATAAAACCCTAAACTATTTGATCATTATCAAATTTTGTCGCAAACTTTGAATTATTTCTCAATTGGACCTTGTACTTTGATTTCTTTTCCAGTTTTCCCACAATCTAAAACttttaaaaagataataagaggACATTTGGTTTGCTGTATTTCATAAGATTTCACTGGAAGGGGTATTCATTTCTCATCAAATTTTGTGTTTGGTTCAAAAATGCaagaaattcatttttttttaaatcaataaaATAACTTACTCCAAAAACAATTTAACAGTCCACCGTAACATGGATGAAATTTAATTCCTACGACATTCTAAGGaggtgtttggataggaaaaaaatagatgcttattgcttattcctacaataagctaatttaagtgtttggataaaatccggcttattaagctaaataagctaattttaataagcatctcCCCCATGCTTATTACTTATTGtttattcccaccacaaataagctataaacaataaattaaaaagctaatccaaacaccccctaagtcaTAAGATATTAGAGTAAATTAGAGTGATATTACCTCTCTTTTGCGGGCAGTAATTTGTTTTATTAGGCAAGggctattttttaattttttaaatatagaaaccgtttctataaaaaaatatgCACATGGACCTTTTCTTTAATACAGAGAcagtttttataatttattttttacacAGGACCAAATCTATCAACATACAAAAGTCTTAAAGATATAAACACTGTAAAATAAACTAAATAGGGACCTTTTCTAAAATTAGTATGCATTCATTTCCCACTTGTAATTAGTATATATAATAATTACATAAATGGTTAGTGTGCGTATTAAGTAATTGTATTGTGGACTCTTTTACATCAAGTTTAGTGGTTGAACCTCGAATGGTCAACGACGTAGGCTGGAACATGGTTAAATTTTTGTCCAACAATGCTCGTTTGGTCAATTGTAGGAAGCAATGCGGAAGAGGCTTTGAATACAAAAGAGAAAGAGGGTTAAAACTAATGGGTATAGTTACAAAGACTGTTGGAGTAAATGACGTTGTCCTCACATAAGTGAGACTTAGGGCCAACCCTAAGCACACGTCGGGTGTGCAACCGCACAAGCATGTGTTGTTTATGGGCctaattttgtttttcttctaCTATATATTTTACATATAAACGTTTTTAGAATCATATAATAAAGAACTAGTTATGGAGTAGGATAAAGCGTCCAACTTTCAAAGCTTGTGGTGTAGGCTATTGAGGTAACAGGCAAAACGTTTTTATTCCATCTCCATCCTTGCTATTAGGTGTAGGGTATTGAGCTAACAGACAAAACTTAAATATCATTTAAAGGTTAAGTTATTCTTAAACCTATATTTGCATGTTAAGTTTTTTCTGTCTAAAATCTTTCACTCCAAACACCGCCACAAACACCTAGACATTTCGTCTATATATAAATGgtataaaaaaaacacaaaaaataaaaactgtagataatcatatatttaaattctaacaaaaaataaaaactatagaCCTTCATATATGTACATTTTAACATTCAGATATACATACTCACTCTTATGCACCttagaaaataatttttttttctttgagtTACAGTTGAACGGGACAGGAATGCaaaattttgtgaaaattttcgaATCCTCGATTAATATTATTTATCGAAACAACTtttaatgatttatttttataaatctcTTTTACGAATTTACCATCAGTTCTTCTCTCATCTCGCATACAGCAGACTCCCACCCTGGTAGGAATGGTAACGGGACGGGTTCGGAGCGGGGCATGGTTTCCCAAACCCGCCCCGATATTTTTCAGGTATCTTATCAAGGCGCCCCATTGGGTTCGGGTTTGCCCGTCGGGtttcgggtatcttatcgggTTTTTAACAATTCATAACAAAAATTTTATTCCGTTTTAGGGTACCCGAATGTCTTATAAAAATACATGTTCTAGCCtccattttaaattaaaaatatgatgcatcactttaataaaataaactagatgttatattaaaaattatttgatttaagtttaGAATAATACGTCAAAACATAAATAATTGTTGATAACTAAAAAGATTATTTGATCTAAGTTCAATGTAATAcgtcaaaacataaaaaatgatcattcacaccatatttaaaaattaaaatgattGTCCACAATAAGTATTTTATCTTCGAATTCGTGCAATTAACATCAAAAGGATTCATGTgtgtctctttctctctctctctctctctctctctctatatatatatatatatatatatatatatatatatatatatatatatatatatatatatatatatatagatagagagagagagagagagagagggagggagctaggttcaaatgtttctagcaaatagtgtgtgcctaaatgcaccaatgagaattcaggaataataaatcattaaataaattaaaaaagggtataatggtaaactTACTATATCTAATTATGGTAAAAACTAAGTCAATTAATCTCTCCTTAATTAGTTTAACCCTACAAAGCCAACATCCCTAACCATCGACGGATTCCTCAAATCATTGATACCTCTGTACCTTAATTTCCACCAGAAATCGATTCATACATCCGAGCACCACCGTCGGCCTTTTATCCGCCATCATGAAAACAACTTCTAGATCCTCTATTCGACTACTCTTCTTCCTAATCTTCATGTTCGTCGCCTTCCATCCACCTGCTGCCTCCATGCTTACAGATGGTGGCAAAAAATAGATTGATTAAAATAGAATGTCGGAAAGATGTTCGATTAAAGTCGTCGGAATAAGATTATGTCTTTCTTTTCATATATGATTTTGAGTTTTTGAGCCGATAATACTGAACCATAAGACAACTATTGAACAACAAGACCACATGTTTGATTTAATGTTTATGTGATTATTTTTAATCTATATTTTCTGACTTTGGTTCTTAGTTATTGCATATACGATGACATATACTACTCTAATTTGTATTTGTGTTTTGGTTTTATTAAAATAatggatataaataacacatACTGAAGTGCGCTTTATGTGTTTGTGTTTATGCCTGAGAGAAGACAGAATGACAACTAAGACTAATGATTGATAACTGTATGAATTACAATAGCAGGAAGAGTGAAGCAATGTGGTTAAGAAGTTGGATGATCCTCGAAGGGGAGTCGTTCATCgggtttgtttttatttttatctgcAGCTTGATCTTGATTTATCTTATTGATAATCAACCTCCTATCCAAGAAATTATTCCCCAATCTAAATCCGTAGAGACACGATCATTTCTATACACTAATTGTTTATCCCATTCTTAAAGAATCAGATAGTGAGAAATATCAATTCTTCTCTTTGACTTTTGAATAGATACTTTGATTATAAAAGTCTAATTCAGTAATTGGTTTGGAATTGTTTTTATACTTGTTATTCTATGTTTTATTGTAGTGATTTTGAATATAAAAGTCAATTTATGTTAGAATCTTGTTTTGCATATACTGGCTTTAgttgttttgtttttctaaaccATTTGAATTGagtaaaatcatataaaaaaactaaaaacttctgAGTTTTGTAGATaataagaagaaaacaaaaactaaaagttGGTGTGTATTTTTTGTGGTGATGTAAGCAGGAACATGTGTTTCTTTCAAATATTATGTTGGAATTTAATGTATGTTAGGATGATGCAGAAATGATGCTTATGAAAAAAAGATATGTGATACTTCATTCTCAAAGAATGAAtaaaaacaacaatattctttcagaatttcgGGATTCAACATTtaaaaacaacaatattctttcagaattcaagaagaaaacatggagaacgagagtattctagcaaaatgttgttattttttaagaatgttattcatttttgttgatattcttttagattatttataactatattaaaatgtataagacttttagtctgtaagaatatgtatgaatttgtatttaagttcggatgtataagaatatattagaatgtttgttatttttcaacatcttATTCAAGAATCTTgtttttcttcaataatattctattagaataaaattttgaaaagctattattctaacaaaaaatattctgataaaataaaatcggtaaaaattgaaattgaattaattaaaaaattcagatttttttaaattaagagaattaatcatccctaaaaatccgaaaattttcttttttataaatgtagttaattgtccaaaatatcttttttttttctaaaaattgtGTGactatatggtacatgttaccccattgtaatatcatacactctcaaatcatgtccattgattaatttcatccgttggtccagtgcattatgacacacaatgccccgtttgatagttgctaactGAGAAAGTGTTGACTGAGAAAAGTCTGTCTGAGTAAGAAATtctgactgagtaagaaatcatgttgtttgattgaaaaTCTGACCGAATGTGCTAACTggtgtaaaatgaccattttaccctgatGCTATACACGTTTCTATGCAatattacaataataataataataataataataataataataataatagacattaataataataataataataataataataatagtaataataataataataatagacattaataataataataatagtaataataataataatttatacaAAAACCTCCACCATAATAgacattaaatatattattttaaacacAAAACACAAAAAACCCTTCAACTTGCTGGTAAACACCATTGCTTCTACAAGGGAGACCGACTCAGTCGAATGCCATATCAAACAGGgtcttagtaaaaacaaaataacctaagcgcatatatatatatatatatatataatcggggcGGGACAGGTCTGGGCGAAAAGAACCCACTTCCTGTCCCGAACCCGATAAAAAAACCGATAACGACCCGTTACCAACCCGAAATAATCGGGTTTTGGGTTTGGTTCGGGCTTTTTTTCTTACACCCTGGCCTTCTTTCCCTTTCTTTCAGCCGCATCCCTTCTCCCCAGTTCTTAGCCGTCGTCTCCATACATCATTCCCGTTCACCGCCGTCTCCATTCATCACTCCCGTCATCGACTTCACCATTATATCGCTTCCCTTCATCGCCGTTGCCATCATAGTTGATGCAGATGGAAACCTGGCCATAGTTGCATACAGTCGATCAGTCCGTTGAGTTTTTCTCCAATATTCTCACCATCGGCAATTTCTTTTCATCATCACATATGCATAATAGTTCTGCAAGCTACAATTTACCAAATACAATTGAAATTTCAGAGAGGGAGACTAGGGTTTCAAGTTAAATCACTTAATTTTCAGGTATGAATTCTGTAGTCTTTGGTTTAGTTTTTGTTGAATCAAATAATAAACTTTGTCACTGTAGTATACCAGAATCCTTTTTTTAGGATATTCATAGCCCGCTTGTCAATTTAGAGCTGGACATCAACGAAACAATTGCTCATTTTAGTACTCTTATTGATGCATGACATATTGTAACATGAGACTCTTTGAAGATTTAGCATCTAAGCaacaaattacaaaaaatatCTAACCAATATAGGTTGCAATTGGAGACTATGAAATAAATGATCATGATCTCAACTACGATTAATGTATAGAGCTAACGTCATTAAAATAACGATCGAGATATTTAAAATGGAACAATTTAGGATGTAAATACCTGAGTATGCTTTGTTTAGTTTTACCCATTTGACGCTTTATTAATATCATAcagggctaaatgcaagaaagaGCAAACATACTTCCATTGCTTTGTTCATTATAGCATCTTAtattcatttctttctattagaCTAATCTATTACAACTGTgtacttcatttttcttcttatACAAATCTATCCAGTTAAAGCAGCATCATGTTTTTAATTTTATCTAACTATAAATACTTTGTATATGGACGACACTGCTATAATTAGGTtgttttttcaaagtacaattctGTAACAGGAAGAAACAAAAgcaggatgctataataaacagataaataaaaaacacattgctatttcttgcatttaaccctaaaTTGTAACCCAAATCATTCTGTTTTCACCTAAACATGGTTGAAATTTCCATCAGTTAAAGTATCATTGAAGGGATATTGTTATCAACACAGGATCAATGGAGGAGTCAGCACAGAGAAAAGAAAGACTAAAAGCCATGCGAATGGAAGCTTCTTCACAGGAGGGGCCCACTTACAATGAAGGGGGTGAGCCATCAGCGGTTAGCCTCTCGAACCCACTTCTTGAACCCATGGCTAACCCCAATAGTCAGGTGCACCCATCGGGTCAGACTTTTAATTATTACACTAACCCTATGGCTGCATACTCTGGGAACAAACAGAAGACCAATGTCAACCCTCAGATGTCAAACGAATATTCATCAATTCTGCCAAGTAATACCattttttaatcatatatatatatatatatatatatatatatatatatatatatatatatatatatatataatttttttatgcgTGACTTATCTTGACTTAATGGACTTAGTGGAGATATGATTTAATCTGATAAACACTTAGCTATGTGAGGGTGTTtcaattatttttaaacgaaagggtaaaagaatcatttattcatATTAAGGTAGTTCATTCATCCCAAAATAGAATCAGATTTTATACAGATTCTATTGGATAAAAAAACAGCCCCCGAGTCTTGTCTCTATTAAGTAAAAAAGAGACGACACTTTATTACACTTTGACATAACACTTTATATTTTTACTCTCATTTATTTTTTTCCTTTGATTTCCCTGAGCGTGTCAtcattttcttaaatatattttcaaacaaaatggtacccataattttaaaatattatatattcaAAGAATAATAGTCGTAGCTTACATACAATGATAGTGAATTATTCTTGTTAATACTATTAAAATTATGGAGTATATATTTTTTCAACAGGGCCACAGACGAATGACATGTTTCCTTCACCTTCCTTCCGACCCCATTTAAATCACTCATCAATTCCCAGAATGCAGCCACCACCACATGGACaatatcaaaaccctaatttttcttatacaCCCAATACCCCACAACCACAAGGTGGGTACCCTGGCCCTGGACCCTACCGTGGTCCCCACTTCACCAGTGGGCCAGGCCGTGGCAACTACCCTAGTCCAGGGCCAAGGTACCCTTTTCCTGGCCCTAGTCCAGGAAGAGGGTACAGATACCCTAGTCCTGGACCCCACCTCAACCATGGTTCAGGACCAGGGTACCCTACCTCTACCTCTGGTCCTAACCAAGGACGAGGTCAATGGTTCGGGAATAACATGAGCTCGGGCAGGGGTATGGGCAGGGGTAGGTGGTCAGGACAAGGACAAGGACAAGGACAAGGACAAGGTGGAGGGCGTGGGGCCCACTATGATGTGACGGCAGAAGATCGGCCGGATCTTTTTTACAACAAGTCAATGGTGGAAGACCCTTGGAAGTTTCTAGAACCTGTGATTTGGAAGTCCCTAAAGAAACCAAAACCATGGCTTCTGTATTCTTCTAACACAAAAAAACAGAGAGTCTCACCTTCAAGACATCAGCAACAGCAGTCTAGTTCTCAACCAAGCCTTGCAGAAATCTTGGCTGCATCGTTTAATGAAGCTGCAACTGGTGAACAGGATGCTGCTCAATGATTTTTTTTAGGGTTGTGAATATTTGAATTTTTGGTTGAATTTGTTTATGGGAAATTAAAGTAATCCAGTAAACTtgtatggattttttttttagtttgtagGTTTTGTTGTTTAGGAAATAGTTTAACTCTGACAAGAGTATGTAGAAGTTTATTTGAGCGAGTCTATGGAATCATTCCAAAGTCAATAATAGACTTATGTTAAGATGATGTTAATTTTGTTTAGTTTGTCTGATAAATATCTTTGTTCAGAATGTGACAATATTTTTTAATGGTTAATTTCCGTAGGTTTTTAAAgacatataatatatgatttaatccTAAAACACAGCAAGACCTTTGAAGCTTTTGGAAAACAACTTTAACGGGTATGAGAGGACATATATCAAATTATCAAGCTTTAGTAATATTTAGatatttcttttaaaatatatattagtAATCATCggcataataaaaaaaactatctCATACCCGTTAAAGTTGTTTTCCCAAAACTTCAAAGGTCTTAATGTGTTTTAGggttaaatcatatatatattttttcatgtAGTTAAAGATTTTAAAttctattttatataaatttcatgCTAAATGATATTAAAGATGTTAAATTAATTACGTATATGTTGCATTTCATACGTGGAGTTCATGACTCAGATGATTTTGTATGGGTCCGGATACTTTACAAGGTGTTTTAAATTAATTATGTACATGTTGCATTTCATATATGGGGTCATGACTGAGATGATTTTGTATGGATCTGAATACTTTACAAGGTGTTTTGAGTGTGATCACTCATGAACCTTCTATGTTCATATGCATGTTGCATCCCTCATGTTAATGTCCATGATTTTGTTTGTGTTTGAGTGGTCATGGCATTTTTATTAAGTTGAAAGTTTATCGTGGTCGTTGACGATTCTACATAAGTTTTCGTTGGAGATGCAGTATATGAGGACGAAACATGCATATGGATATGTAAGCATACATAGGATGAAACATGTTTAGTAACATGTCATGGGAATATGGATGAAATAAGCTCAACATGCAATAACTCAAAGTACTCATATCTAAGCATACATCATACCAAGTATCTACGTATACAAACCAAATCCTATTAGTTGCAAACTTGCAATCACTTGTGTACCATGGACATGTCTTATCCCATATATTATATAGCAAATCCCTAGCAAAGACTTATCTAGAATAGTTAACATCTCAATAAACCTCAAAATCGTCATAAAGTCGCCATTAAGTGTTTAGATATCACAAAACATGTCTAATGACGTGTAAGAGGCATGAGGGACGAAACATGTCTAGGAACATTCAAAATGCATAAATGATGAACCTCAAAACCTCATAAAATGTCCCGACCATACAAAATCATTTCACCCATGAACCTTATGCATAAGACGCAACTTATACATAATTGACTTAACACCTTTGATGCCGTTTATCATgcaatcctccttaataaataaaggtttttttttgccacatgtcgatctctcatgagttttgacatttgtcattttgtggtatttttgaataaatgttttttttttccatttgtcattttgtcatttttttatctttcttaattaacacatcatatttacaccttaattaataattgtcttaattgaaaataaccaataaattacaatattacaactcatatagtatttaatatgtttccttttaaatttaaattttaaatttcaaatttaaataaaaaaaatttaaaccttcaatgtttttgttttatccaacccgtataacatacgggtctcacaactagtttcataatatataaatttaccATTTAAGCACGCCAAACATCATAATCATCATAGTCATTAcaaactcatcatcaaatcatcataTAATAGTGTCTAGAAAAACGTCAAAACGTTAGATTTTTTGTGAAGAAAATATTGGatcttttattaaaaaaagatGATCCAAAATGATTATTAACTTGGAAACTAGCTAAATTTGCCAAGCTGAAAATGTTCCCCACTCTTGAAGGCCTTCTTGAAAATATTGAAAGTTTATTTTTAATCGAAAATTCACAAATTGTTGAAGACCTTCTTGATTGGTTACTGAAGTTATTTTTTGCGCAATTAGTCTCTAAAATTTCAAATTACCTGTCAATTACACCATTTTGAGCAAGGAAACTAGATGATCCGTTTAGATTGCTTACGTGTAAATTAGAAATACGAATAAAAAGAAATTCGTAGGCCATGTTGTAATGTCACGTAATTATCAGCGTAAATGAGAGGAACTTTGTAACATCTGAAATCTTGAAGAGAAATTGTTAAGAATAACACTATTTctaggtcaactcgacgagttggagggacCAACTCGACGTATTGAAGATGGATGGATCACGAGGGTTTAATgaaccaaatcgacgagttggggagcctcaactcgacgagttggcaggtGGGAAGgaaaccataatttttagggtcttgcaccctatttaaagtccTGAAGTCCTTTTTCTGGCCTCCTTATCAGTCTCTATTGTTATCTAAACCCTAAAACGAGTTGTAGCCTCCATTACCAAGTTTTTGGAGCCTTGGAAGGAAGTTTGGAGTTCATTTTGTGCATTGTGAAGGAATTAGAAGATCATGAAGTTgctagcttggagaaggaagtcttggatccagaaGCACTCCATTTTTTACAGTCACtttaaggtatcaagttcatacattGACTTATAGATGATTACATCTccttattttgtttttttgtgtgttttggccTCTTTTTTGGGGATGATGATGATGGAGTAAAGTCATTTTAAGGGTTGTTCCTTCATATCTAAGTTGGTTTTGGTACCCttgagcttaaaggtgcaaactttatgagggttttggtg includes:
- the LOC111919022 gene encoding protein SICKLE; the protein is MEESAQRKERLKAMRMEASSQEGPTYNEGGEPSAVSLSNPLLEPMANPNSQVHPSGQTFNYYTNPMAAYSGNKQKTNVNPQMSNEYSSILPRPQTNDMFPSPSFRPHLNHSSIPRMQPPPHGQYQNPNFSYTPNTPQPQGGYPGPGPYRGPHFTSGPGRGNYPSPGPRYPFPGPSPGRGYRYPSPGPHLNHGSGPGYPTSTSGPNQGRGQWFGNNMSSGRGMGRGRWSGQGQGQGQGQGGGRGAHYDVTAEDRPDLFYNKSMVEDPWKFLEPVIWKSLKKPKPWLLYSSNTKKQRVSPSRHQQQQSSSQPSLAEILAASFNEAATGEQDAAQ